CTTCTTGGCACGTTCATATTGCTCGTTCACCATCCGTTTCACTTCTTCATCGATGAGTTCGGCTGTCTTTTCGCTATACGGGCGGTTGAAAGAATATTCCTCATTATTATAATAGCATAAGTTGGGTAGTTTGTCACTCATACCTAAATAAGCAATCATGCCGTATGCTTGTTTCGTAACTCTTTCGAGGTCGTTCATAGCACCGGTAGAGATGCGCCCGATAAACAGGTCTTCGGCTGCACGTCCTCCGAGGGTAGCGCACATTTCGTCAAGCATTTGCTCTTTGGTAGTGATCTGACGTTCTTCCGGCAGATACCAGGCAGCACCCAATGCACGTCCGCGGGGAACAATCGTTACCTTGATCAATGGATTTGCATATTCCAGCAACCACGAGATAGAGGCGTGTCCTGCTTCATGCAAGGCAATCGAGCGTCTTTCCGCTTCTGTGGTAATCTTGGTCTTCTTTTCCAGACCACCGATGATACGGTCTACCGCATCCAGAAAATCCTGCTTGCCTACAAATTTCTTTCCGTGACGGGCTGCGATCAAGGCAGCTTCATTGCAGACATTCGCAATGTCCGCACCGGAGAATCCCGGAGTCTGACGTGCTAGCAAATCTACATCTACTGTATCGTCTATCTTGATCGGACGCAGGTGTACGCCGAATACTTCTTTACGTTCGTTAAGGTCGGGCAGGTCTACGTGTATCTGACGGTCGAAACGTCCGGCACGAAGCAATGCCTTGTCAAGTACGTCCACACGGTTGGTAGCGGCAAGGATAATCACACCACTGTTGGAGCCGAAGCCGTCCATTTCAGTCAGCAACTGATTCAGGGTGTTTTCACGCTCATCATTTCCACCCATTGCAGGGTTTTTGCCACGAGCACGGCCTACCGCGTCAATTTCGTCGATAAAGACAATACAAGGAGCTTTTTCTTTAGCTTGCTTGAACAGGTCACGTACGCGGGAAGCACCTACACCGACAAACATTTCTACGAAGTCAGAACCTGCCAGTGAGAAGAACGGAACGTTTGCTTCACCGGCAACAGCCTTCGCAAGCAATGTCTTACCGGTTCCCGGAGGGCCTACGAGCAATGCGCCTTTGGGAATCTTACCTCCTAGGTCAGTATACTTCTGAGGTTCTTTCAGAAACTCTACGATTTCTTCTACCTCCTGTTTGGCTTCCGCCAGGCCGGCTACGTCCTTGAATGTAATCTTGATGGAGCCTCCCTTTTCGAAAAGCTGGGCTTTGGATTTTCCTACATTGAATACACCGCCGGCACCACCGCCGCCACCGCCGCTCATACGACGCATGAAGAATATCCACAGGGCGATTAATAAAACCAGCGGAAGAATATTAATCAGGATTGCCGGGAAAATATCCGAATCGGCAGGGTAATCTGCTATTCCGTCAAAATGACCGGCTGCTTTTTCGTCCTGCAGAAATTTATCCAGCCTGTCCTTAGAAGGAGGGTTACTGGTAATAATTGGGTTTCTTCCTACTTTGGTGGAGTCCGCACCGAATATTGCACCTACGGCATTCGGTTTGACATGAGCTTCGAGAGTTTTCTCAGAGCCCAGTACTTTGCTGATGTAGCCGTTAGTGACATACTTCTGGAAGTCGCTGTAAGGAACGACTTTACTTCCGCTTCCTCTTGAATCGCTGCTCCACCAAAGGCCGAGAAGCATGAGGGCAATAATCATATATAGCCAGTTCAGATTGAACTTGGGCATATTCACCTTATTATTAGGCTTATTGTTATTGTTGTTAGTATTATTGTTGTCCATAATTGTGGATTAGTCTAAATCGGGGATTTGAGTAAGTTTGGCGTCAGCCCACAGATGTTCAAGATTATAGAAGGATCTTACTTCCGGCAGAAAGACATGTACAAGTACATCGGAATAATCCATTGCCACCCATTCTGCATTTCGAAGTCCGTCGATTGCGGTCGGTTTGCTGTCTGCACCTTTACGGGCAAACTCCTTGACAGAGTCTACAATAGCATTTACCTGACTAGGGGAGTTCCCCTGGCATATAACGAAATATTTGCAGATGGTATCTTCTATACTGGTTAAATCAGCAATAATGATGTTTTTACCTTTTTTTTCCTGAATTCCCTCTTTAATTTTTTCAATTAATATTTTCGTATCGTTCATTCCTGTAATTGAAATTAATAATTCATGTTCTCTTTTGGTTTATAACAAAAAAGGATTACCCTTTGTTTCTGATTATAAACGTGATATTTTTGACAAATATACGGTGATTTATTGGATACAAGAAAGTTATGACTTAATTTTTGTGTTTTTTAGGGGAGATGCTTCTACTTGAAGGAGCAAAATGAGAGTTTTTGCAAAAAAAATAGCAGAAATGTTTGCAATTCCCAAATTATTTGTATCTTTGCACCCGCAAACGAAAATCATTGGGCTATGGTGTAATGGTAACACTACAGATTCTGGTCCTGTCATTCCTGGTTCGAATCCAGGTAGCCCAACAAACCACCAGCTTTTTAATGACAAAAACCCGCTAAAACTGCAATTTTAGCGGGTTTTTTCATGCTTTGACAAATGCCACCCGAAAAAAGTTGACGCTAATTCGGTGACAAATTCGGTGACACGATTGCTCTTTTTTGATATTTTTTTGAGTGATTCTCAAAAAAAACAACGATGAACCAAAAAAAGCAAACTTTCAATGTTCTTTTCTGGATAAGGAAAGGAAGAACGAATGAAAAGATGTCACCTCTCTCATGTCGGGTTACGATCTCAGGGCAAAGATACGAAATTCCCACGAAACTACATCTACGCTCAGAATCATGGTCGGCGGTTGCGCAAAAGTCGCTCGGGAAAACCGCTAATGATAAAGAAGTCAATCGGTATATCGAGGATTTGAAGATCACGATTGAGGATACCATTGCCAAAATCAGGCAGAAAAGCTATCCCTTGAACATTGAGAATTTCAAACTCATGTTCCAGACACAGGATAATGAGTTCTCTACGATCAGCACACTGTTCGACTACCATGAAATCATGGAGAAAAAGAATCTCCGTACCAGTACATTTATTGGCTATCACGTCACGAAAAAACATCTGCTCAATTTCATACGCATTAAATACCACGTTTCCGATTATGACCTGGCTGCTGTTGACAAAGCATTCGTTTATGAATTTTACGCCTATCTTCAAGGGTATAGGAGGGAAGGGGATACCGTATGCGCAGTCAATGGTGCATTAAAGCATATCCAGCGTTTCAAAAAGGTGATGAATGTAGCCTTGCAAAACGAATGGATAAGCCGAAACCCTGTTTGCCTGCTCAATGCCAAGAAAACAAAAGTGGAAAGGGGATTCCTCTCCGAAAAGGAACTGAAAAGCCTTGAGGAGGTCCCTTTGCCTGCCAACCTGTCTATCGTGAGAGATGTCTTCATTTTTGCTGTATATACAGGCCTGTCCTATGTCGATATAGAGAACCTTACCAATGAAAATATTAATGTCGGCATAGACAAAAGCCTGTGGCTTAGCTACTATCGGCAAAAAACTGACATACACGCAATACTGCCTTTATTACAACCTGCCGTTAATATATTAAAAAGGTATGAGGCATATCACGAAGGAAAACGGAACAATCATATATTCCCCGTGCCACTCAATCAGGTGATGAACAGATACTTGAAAAAGGTGGCCAAGCAAGCGGGAGTAGATAAGAACATCACGTTTCACTGCGCCAGGCATATTGAATTGCCTTTGTCGCTGAATTTGAATAGATTGCAAAGATTAGTTTCTTGATAGGTAACGATTTGGAAACGAGTGAAGTTCTGTATTTTACCTCGTCTTGCATTAAATCAAAAGAACGCCTTTTTGCAATGCAAAGATAGTGATTAGAATTGATTTACAATAAACTTCATCCTGCAAAATCGTGCAAAATCGCAGATTCCTGTGCATTTTTATTGTTCAAATACTGCTAACTTCACTAAAAATGAGTAACTTTGCAAACTAACAAGTATTGGTTTTGCCATGGTTATAAGAACGATAAAATTGACATCACTATTTGTCAATACGGAAAATTATAGATTTGAGCCTTTATCATCACAAAAAGAAGCAATAGATAAGATGATAGAGGATCAAGGGGATAAATTATATTCTCTTGTGGACGATATTGTAACCAATGGTCTTAGCCCCGTCGATTTGATTATTGTAACACCCAACGAAGACAGCAATAAGTATGTTGTACTTGAAGGAAATAGGCGAATAACGTCATTAAAACTATTAAATAATCCGACACTAATAGATGACAAATACTCTCCTTTAAGGAAGAAATTTCAGAAATTACAAAAAGAAAAACCTAATGCTATTTCTGAATTGAAGAATATTGCTTGTGCTGTTTTTGAAACCCCTACTGAAGCTGATATATGGATAAAACGTAAACACTCTGGAGAACTTAATGGTATCGGAACTGTCACTTGGAACGCTCAACAAAAGCAAAGATTCGAGGAGAAGACAGAAGGAAAATCATCAATTCCATTGCAAATTATCACTTTGCTGAAATCACAAGAAGAGGTTTCTGATACGATTAAGGATTCATTATCTAAATTAAACATTACCAACTTGCAACGTTTGATGTCGGATCCATATGTTAGAGAACACCTTGGCTTGGAAATTAACAATGGAATTTTAGTTTCAAAGGTTAAAGTGTCCGAAGTCATT
This sequence is a window from Bacteroides thetaiotaomicron VPI-5482. Protein-coding genes within it:
- a CDS encoding site-specific integrase; amino-acid sequence: MNQKKQTFNVLFWIRKGRTNEKMSPLSCRVTISGQRYEIPTKLHLRSESWSAVAQKSLGKTANDKEVNRYIEDLKITIEDTIAKIRQKSYPLNIENFKLMFQTQDNEFSTISTLFDYHEIMEKKNLRTSTFIGYHVTKKHLLNFIRIKYHVSDYDLAAVDKAFVYEFYAYLQGYRREGDTVCAVNGALKHIQRFKKVMNVALQNEWISRNPVCLLNAKKTKVERGFLSEKELKSLEEVPLPANLSIVRDVFIFAVYTGLSYVDIENLTNENINVGIDKSLWLSYYRQKTDIHAILPLLQPAVNILKRYEAYHEGKRNNHIFPVPLNQVMNRYLKKVAKQAGVDKNITFHCARHIELPLSLNLNRLQRLVS
- the rsfS gene encoding ribosome silencing factor; this encodes MNDTKILIEKIKEGIQEKKGKNIIIADLTSIEDTICKYFVICQGNSPSQVNAIVDSVKEFARKGADSKPTAIDGLRNAEWVAMDYSDVLVHVFLPEVRSFYNLEHLWADAKLTQIPDLD
- the ftsH gene encoding ATP-dependent zinc metalloprotease FtsH; the encoded protein is MDNNNTNNNNNKPNNKVNMPKFNLNWLYMIIALMLLGLWWSSDSRGSGSKVVPYSDFQKYVTNGYISKVLGSEKTLEAHVKPNAVGAIFGADSTKVGRNPIITSNPPSKDRLDKFLQDEKAAGHFDGIADYPADSDIFPAILINILPLVLLIALWIFFMRRMSGGGGGGAGGVFNVGKSKAQLFEKGGSIKITFKDVAGLAEAKQEVEEIVEFLKEPQKYTDLGGKIPKGALLVGPPGTGKTLLAKAVAGEANVPFFSLAGSDFVEMFVGVGASRVRDLFKQAKEKAPCIVFIDEIDAVGRARGKNPAMGGNDERENTLNQLLTEMDGFGSNSGVIILAATNRVDVLDKALLRAGRFDRQIHVDLPDLNERKEVFGVHLRPIKIDDTVDVDLLARQTPGFSGADIANVCNEAALIAARHGKKFVGKQDFLDAVDRIIGGLEKKTKITTEAERRSIALHEAGHASISWLLEYANPLIKVTIVPRGRALGAAWYLPEERQITTKEQMLDEMCATLGGRAAEDLFIGRISTGAMNDLERVTKQAYGMIAYLGMSDKLPNLCYYNNEEYSFNRPYSEKTAELIDEEVKRMVNEQYERAKKILSEHMEGHNELAQLLIDKEVIFAEDVERIFGKRPWASRSEEIMAAKESQDAARAERELAEKLKAEEQEIKEEEAKNSAQEEATTETKITAEGKKVTVEGKVTIEAKSNEKEQTTESK